The following coding sequences lie in one Oryza brachyantha chromosome 10, ObraRS2, whole genome shotgun sequence genomic window:
- the LOC107305130 gene encoding uncharacterized protein LOC107305130 isoform X2, with translation MPGDDIQYKITHGGKTPYENKYITGFTNCVCKHQNKIHHHGTNQITPPPLSPSNFSLPLPIMHAPATRNCVAAGDPHPTGVPSSVGRVKRWRYNLGSTDDYERLDVVGQGAFGVVVRVQVLQDHGKNIALKRLLGTDDGAHFTPDFDALRVKAACQHACRSHPSIVEIKNIVADARYHRQEGARLTGHPPRHQIGEHPHQRRGPYDLHSKANSNEGFIFIK, from the exons ATGCCGGGTGACGATATTCAATACAAAATAACACATGGTGGAAAAACACcgtatgaaaataaatatataacggGCTTCACCAATTGTGTGTGCAAGCACCAAAACAAAATCCACCACCATGGCACCAACCAAATCACGCCCCCGCCTCTTTCCCCATCTAatttttcccttcctctccccATCATGCATGCTCCGGCGACTCGCAATTGCGTGGCAGCGGGGGATCCACATCCCACCGGTGTGCCTTCTTCCGTGGGCAGGGTGAAGCGGTGGAGGTACAACCTGGGGAGCACCGACGACTACGAGAGGCTGGACGTGGTCGGCCAGGGCGCCTTCGGGGTGGTGGTCAGGGTGCAGGTCCTGCAGGATCACGGCAAGAACATCGCGCTCAAGCGCCTCCTCGGGACGGATGACGGCGCCCACTTCACCCCCGACTTCGACGCACTCAGGGTCAAGGCCGCCTGCCAGCACGCCTGCCGCAGCCACCCCTCCATCGTCGAGATCAAGAACATCGTCGCTGACG CTCGTTACCACCGCCAAGAAGGTGCACGACTCACAGGTCATCCACCGCGACATCAAATCGGAGAACATCCTCATCAGCGTCGTGGGCCATATGATCTCCATTCTAAAGCCAATTCCAATGAAggtttcatttttattaaatga
- the LOC107305130 gene encoding uncharacterized protein LOC107305130 isoform X1, with protein MPGDDIQYKITHGGKTPYENKYITGFTNCVCKHQNKIHHHGTNQITPPPLSPSNFSLPLPIMHAPATRNCVAAGDPHPTGVPSSVGRVKRWRYNLGSTDDYERLDVVGQGAFGVVVRVQVLQDHGKNIALKRLLGTDDGAHFTPDFDALRVKAACQHACRSHPSIVEIKNIVADGKTARYHRQEGARLTGHPPRHQIGEHPHQRRGPYDLHSKANSNEGFIFIK; from the exons ATGCCGGGTGACGATATTCAATACAAAATAACACATGGTGGAAAAACACcgtatgaaaataaatatataacggGCTTCACCAATTGTGTGTGCAAGCACCAAAACAAAATCCACCACCATGGCACCAACCAAATCACGCCCCCGCCTCTTTCCCCATCTAatttttcccttcctctccccATCATGCATGCTCCGGCGACTCGCAATTGCGTGGCAGCGGGGGATCCACATCCCACCGGTGTGCCTTCTTCCGTGGGCAGGGTGAAGCGGTGGAGGTACAACCTGGGGAGCACCGACGACTACGAGAGGCTGGACGTGGTCGGCCAGGGCGCCTTCGGGGTGGTGGTCAGGGTGCAGGTCCTGCAGGATCACGGCAAGAACATCGCGCTCAAGCGCCTCCTCGGGACGGATGACGGCGCCCACTTCACCCCCGACTTCGACGCACTCAGGGTCAAGGCCGCCTGCCAGCACGCCTGCCGCAGCCACCCCTCCATCGTCGAGATCAAGAACATCGTCGCTGACGGTAAGACAG CTCGTTACCACCGCCAAGAAGGTGCACGACTCACAGGTCATCCACCGCGACATCAAATCGGAGAACATCCTCATCAGCGTCGTGGGCCATATGATCTCCATTCTAAAGCCAATTCCAATGAAggtttcatttttattaaatga
- the LOC121055480 gene encoding putative cyclin-dependent kinase F-2 — MRQLLAGARAIHGAGLIHRDIKPANVLVGPGCTLKFCDFGDATPAIPPHEEFLVGTLRYTSPEQLVGDWYYGQAVDMWALGCVMAELLTGRLLFTLSETAEEHYLDLLDLRDCDVASKDSPAFGGLPGLSPAGREVLAGLLSFDHQKRLTAEAALEHRWFTEEADCPAVLKRLADVAETEKNNL; from the coding sequence ATGCGgcagctcctcgccggcgccaggGCGATCCACGGCGCCGGCCTTATCCACCGCGACATCAAGCCGGCGAACGTCCTCGTCGGCCCGGGCTGCACGCTCAAGTTCTGTGACTTCGGCGACGCCACGCCGGCCATCCCGCCGCACGAGGAGTTCTTGGTCGGCACGCTCCGGTACACCTCGCCGGAGCAGCTCGTCGGCGACTGGTACTACGGCCAGGCCGTGGACATGTGGGCGCTGGGCTGCGTGATGGCCGAGCTCCTCACGGGCAGACTGCTCTTCACGCTGTCGGAGACGGCGGAGGAGCACTACCTCGATCTGTTGGACCTGCGGGACTGCGACGTCGCGTCCAAGGACTCGCCGGCGTTCGGTGGGCTGCCGGGGCTGTCGCCGGCGGGGCGCGAGGTGCTGGCTGGGCTGCTGAGCTTCGACCACCAGAAGCGGctgacggcggaggcggcgctggagcACCGGTGGTTCACGGAGGAGGCCGACTGCCCTGCCGTCCTCAAGCGCCTCGCCGACGTAGCCGAGACCGAGAAGAACAACTTATAA
- the LOC121055536 gene encoding putative cyclin-dependent kinase F-2 — MHAAGMAHRDIKPGNILVGPGCALKICDFGMATTAAPPYERFMVGTLHYNAPEQLTGKGQYNAQAVDTWALGCVMAELLTGGPAFTSKTVEEHLLELSELRDYDVGSKDSLAFGGLPGLSPAGREVLAGLLAFYDDKRMTAEAALEHRWFTGEDDVRDEHAGDELQDNTMTSQRPRRIPRCLGFANLEKPRYLTKQTMKIMEQGDKLDLLLKRVDEAKQKRLDSEAQNRAEIQSIKRAIESRLPEIEKRVEGLNYVVIGLQAKVEGLEKHPTDFAKNPLEW, encoded by the exons ATGCACGCCGCCGGCATGGCCCACCGCGACATCAAGCCGGGCAACATCCTCGTCGGCCCGGGCTGCGCGCTCAAGATATGCGATTTCGGGATggccaccacggcggcgccgccctaCGAGAGATTCATGGTCGGCACGCTCCACTATAACGCGCCGGAGCAGCTCACCGGAAAGGGCCAGTACAACGCCCAGGCCGTGGACACGTGGGCGCTGGGCTGCGTGATGGCCGAGCTCCTCACCGGCGGACCAGCGTTCACGTCAAAGACGGTGGAGGAGCACCTGCTCGAGCTGTCGGAGCTGCGGGACTACGACGTCGGGTCCAAGGACTCGCTGGCGTTCGGTGGCCTGCCGGGGCTGTCGCCGGCAGGACGCGAGGTGCTCGCTGGACTGCTGGCCTTCTACGACGACAAGCGGatgacggcggaggcggcgctggagcACCGGTGGTTCACGGGGGAGGACGATGTCAGGGACGAGCATGCCGGTGACGAGCTACAGGACAACACGATGACAAGCCAACGCCCGCGCAGGATTC CACGGTGTTTGGGGTTCGCCAATCTGGAGAAGCCGCGCTATCTGACCAAGCAGACCATGAAGATCATGGAGCAAGGGGATAAACTTGATCTCCTGCTCAAGAGGGTGGATGAAGCGAAGCAGAAGCGATTGGATTCAGAGGCCCAGAATCGTGCTGAAATCCAGTCGATCAAGAGAGCGATCGAGTCCAGATTACCTGAGATCGAGAAACGGGTGGAAGGGCTGAATTACGTGGTGATCGGGCTACAAGCCAAGGTTGAAGGGTTGGAAAAACATCCCACTGACTTCGCCAAGAATCCTCTAGAGTGGTAA